A region of Cellulophaga sp. RHA19 DNA encodes the following proteins:
- a CDS encoding fasciclin domain-containing protein: protein MKLSKLLKSTSLAIVLLIGANTFAQDKMMKAETKMVGGAEMYPSKDIVSNAVNSKDHTTLVAAVKAADLVKTLQGEGPFTVFAPTNMAFDKLPKGTVETLLMPKSKTTLQKVLTYHVVAGKYSAADIMKAIKMGKGKAEFTTVAGEKLTAMVTKGKVQLKDVAGNVSTVTIADVNQSNGVIHVVDTVVLPMK, encoded by the coding sequence ATGAAATTATCAAAATTATTAAAATCGACTTCACTAGCTATTGTTCTTTTAATTGGAGCAAATACATTTGCGCAAGATAAAATGATGAAAGCTGAAACAAAAATGGTTGGCGGCGCAGAAATGTACCCATCAAAAGATATTGTATCTAACGCCGTAAACTCTAAAGATCACACAACCCTTGTTGCTGCCGTTAAAGCTGCAGATTTAGTAAAAACGTTACAAGGAGAAGGTCCTTTTACTGTTTTTGCTCCAACAAATATGGCTTTTGATAAATTACCAAAAGGTACTGTAGAAACTTTATTAATGCCAAAAAGCAAAACTACATTACAAAAGGTACTTACTTACCACGTTGTTGCAGGTAAATATTCTGCTGCAGATATAATGAAAGCAATAAAAATGGGTAAAGGAAAAGCAGAATTTACTACTGTTGCTGGCGAAAAATTAACTGCAATGGTTACTAAAGGAAAAGTACAGTTAAAAGATGTTGCTGGTAACGTCTCTACAGTTACAATTGCAGATGTAAACCAGTCTAACGGTGTTATACACGTAGTAGACACTGTAGTTTTACCAATGAAATAG
- a CDS encoding EI24 domain-containing protein, giving the protein MLKNILKGIKAYTGTFALISKLKLWKYFLVPILISVLTAAIVVLLAIWLSGSIGGFIAQIWIWDWGKEVFTTVSNFLGATIIVVIGLLLYKHIVMALSAPFMSPVSEKIEAHLTGVPAHSHTNTSFSEQLWRGIRINVRNLVKEILFTMPILLLGLIPVVGIVSTILLFLMQAYYAGFGNMDYTLERHLKYKESIVLVRKNRGLAIGNGIIFMLFLFVPLVGIILVLPLSVTAATVKTIEILKKDTLAVKK; this is encoded by the coding sequence ATGCTCAAAAATATCTTAAAAGGAATAAAAGCCTATACAGGTACTTTTGCTCTAATTTCTAAGTTAAAACTTTGGAAATATTTTCTTGTACCTATACTAATTAGTGTGTTAACGGCAGCTATTGTTGTGTTGTTAGCTATTTGGTTGTCTGGTAGTATTGGTGGCTTTATAGCTCAAATATGGATTTGGGATTGGGGTAAAGAGGTTTTTACTACAGTATCTAATTTTTTAGGTGCAACCATAATTGTTGTAATAGGTTTATTGCTATACAAGCATATTGTAATGGCATTGTCTGCTCCGTTTATGAGTCCGGTATCAGAAAAAATTGAAGCACACTTAACGGGTGTACCGGCACATAGTCATACAAACACATCTTTTAGTGAGCAATTATGGAGAGGTATACGTATAAATGTAAGAAACTTGGTTAAAGAAATTTTATTTACCATGCCAATTCTACTACTTGGCCTTATACCAGTTGTTGGTATAGTTTCAACCATATTGTTATTTTTAATGCAAGCATATTACGCAGGTTTTGGTAATATGGACTATACTTTAGAACGTCATTTAAAATATAAAGAAAGTATTGTTCTGGTGCGTAAAAATAGAGGTTTAGCAATTGGTAATGGTATCATTTTTATGCTATTTTTATTTGTGCCATTAGTAGGTATTATTCTTGTTTTACCTTTGTCTGTAACTGCAGCAACGGTAAAAACAATAGAAATTTTAAAGAAAGACACTTTAGCTGTTAAAAAATAA
- the hemF gene encoding oxygen-dependent coproporphyrinogen oxidase codes for MKDKFYTYIQELQDTITAKLEAVDGVAKFKEDIWKRPEGGGGRTRVIENGAVFEKGGVNISGVHGELPQSMQQYFGVKDANFFACGLSLVLHPKNPMVPTVHANWRYFEMYDKEGNIVDQWFGGGQDLTPYYLFNEDATHFHNVCKTACDKHNPEFYAKYKARCDEYFWNAHRDEARGIGGLFFDYCKATDAMSMQDWYNYVTEVGNSFLTCYVPIVEKRKELPYTKEQRDWQEIRRGRYVEFNLVHDKGTLFGLKTNGRIESILMSLPPHVQWVYDHTPEEGSEEEKLLQVLKTPKEWV; via the coding sequence ATGAAAGACAAATTTTATACATACATACAAGAACTGCAAGATACTATTACCGCTAAGTTAGAGGCTGTAGATGGTGTTGCTAAATTTAAGGAAGACATTTGGAAACGCCCAGAAGGTGGAGGTGGTAGAACTAGAGTTATAGAAAATGGCGCTGTTTTTGAAAAAGGTGGTGTAAACATTTCTGGTGTACATGGTGAGTTGCCACAGAGTATGCAACAGTATTTTGGTGTTAAAGATGCTAATTTTTTTGCGTGTGGATTAAGCTTAGTATTGCATCCTAAAAACCCAATGGTACCTACAGTACATGCAAATTGGCGTTATTTTGAAATGTATGACAAAGAGGGTAACATTGTAGACCAGTGGTTTGGTGGAGGACAAGATTTAACGCCATATTATTTGTTTAATGAAGATGCTACTCATTTTCATAACGTATGTAAAACTGCTTGTGATAAACACAATCCAGAGTTTTACGCCAAGTACAAAGCTCGTTGTGATGAGTATTTTTGGAACGCTCATAGAGATGAAGCGCGTGGTATTGGAGGCTTATTTTTTGATTACTGTAAGGCAACAGACGCTATGTCTATGCAAGATTGGTATAATTATGTAACCGAGGTTGGTAACAGCTTTTTAACGTGTTATGTGCCCATTGTAGAAAAAAGAAAAGAATTGCCTTATACGAAAGAACAAAGAGATTGGCAGGAGATTAGACGTGGCCGTTATGTAGAATTTAATTTGGTGCACGATAAAGGAACGTTGTTTGGACTAAAAACTAACGGACGTATAGAGAGTATTTTAATGAGTTTGCCTCCGCACGTACAATGGGTTTATGATCATACCCCAGAGGAAGGTAGTGAAGAAGAAAAATTGCTTCAGGTTTTAAAAACACCTAAAGAGTGGGTTTAG
- a CDS encoding M1 family aminopeptidase: MKEIFLFELKYRLRRPVTYIYIFLMFIIPLLISVFEDSGTAQFTNSPNAIAGVLGGLSILGLFFYAAIMGVPVYRDEEHKTAQTYFSFPITEKNYILGRFWGSFTIVTIMNIGAILGAMIGFTIGAMLNRPDYGTYTDFDFTAYLLPFIFFLTLNSLFIGALFFSLMTFFKRMSILYLGGILIFILSNVAGTLLGDLDSQWLSIYLDPFGSQAYRFIKKYWSINEVNTLYLPIYGEFLLNRIMWFAVSIGIFVFTLFKFSYPSFLIPKKAKKLKEDTIAPQTSVAIDNIKQVFSKKANWGNLWSLSKIEFLSIVKENAFRILILIGIIFSVFIATQSTQTYGTPSLPLTRFMVKELSSGLLVFSIIILVIYAGEAVHRTRNNKTFEFYDALPVTNATLYISKIIALIGVSVVLTLITILVGMLYQTYNGYFNYEVGMYLTFNFANIFPAYITTVLLAFFIHILANNKFLGHFLVIVISLGLPILIALVFKVNNPLFIYGGVPSSFLSDLNGFGHYLIGGFWLNLYWILFSCILAVVGYVFWNRGFYSSFKERLRLAASRFKGKTTAAFLVFTIAFIAVGAYSYYNLQVLNSIGSADYSNKIAADAEKKYAKYINKPHIQIVDLKAKVDIYPEERDVYAEGNFTAVNNFDTPIDTLLMEVKFGVADTKITKVVYNGKELQPFLKDSIYRLFIYKLPKPLQPKDTASLVINTRAITKGFANGLETNVLNNGTFFRDDIFPSFHYEIALNDNGTRKKYDLEEMDYLLSPRTDSVALRKNLFNEDANYMNFEATVSTSKGQTAIAPGKLIKKWDKDDRSYFTYKLGEKTDYFFNFASAAYDVKEDSWTAPSGKKVAIEIYHSPKHKRNLEHFINGIKVSLDYNSKNFYEYPYSIIRIVEFPAYSTFAQSFATTIPYSEDFGFVADFSKAEDFNYAFRVTSHEVAHQWWGHIVTPSKTSGSNIISETLAEYVSLMTMKNEYGENGIKSFLKNSLDSYLSARQFSFKPERSLLNVETGQHIWYRKGSMVMYELQDVIGEDKINSALKQFLNEYKYFNKGVYATSENLYDAIYKVAPDSLKYKVTDGFKEIVLYENKVTEAKTKKLDNGKWETTFTVNSSKIYYDDKGKERETDTNMNLVDIGLFGPDVKNDENVTIKDPYYFELKWLAPGENTFTIVTDKKPEKAGIDPYNKLIDRKSSDNLKEVLE; encoded by the coding sequence ATGAAAGAGATATTTTTATTTGAACTTAAATACAGACTACGCAGACCGGTAACATACATTTACATTTTTTTAATGTTTATAATTCCGCTGTTAATTTCCGTTTTTGAGGATTCTGGAACAGCTCAATTTACTAACAGTCCTAATGCAATTGCTGGCGTTTTAGGTGGCTTAAGCATTCTTGGTTTGTTTTTTTATGCTGCAATTATGGGCGTACCAGTGTACAGAGACGAAGAGCACAAAACCGCACAGACTTATTTTTCTTTTCCTATAACAGAGAAAAATTACATTTTAGGCCGCTTTTGGGGTAGTTTTACCATAGTTACTATTATGAACATTGGCGCTATACTTGGTGCAATGATTGGTTTTACTATTGGTGCAATGCTAAACAGACCAGATTATGGTACGTATACAGACTTTGACTTTACAGCATACTTACTTCCATTTATATTTTTTCTAACGCTTAATTCGCTTTTTATTGGCGCGTTGTTTTTTAGTTTGATGACGTTTTTTAAAAGAATGTCTATTTTATATCTAGGCGGAATTTTAATCTTTATTTTAAGTAATGTGGCTGGCACATTATTAGGAGATTTAGATAGCCAATGGCTAAGTATTTATTTAGATCCGTTTGGATCACAAGCGTATAGATTTATAAAAAAATATTGGTCAATTAACGAAGTCAATACGCTATACCTGCCTATTTATGGTGAGTTTTTACTAAACCGTATTATGTGGTTTGCAGTAAGTATTGGAATTTTTGTTTTTACGTTATTCAAATTTTCATATCCAAGTTTTTTAATTCCTAAAAAGGCAAAAAAACTTAAAGAAGATACTATAGCACCACAAACTTCTGTAGCCATTGACAATATAAAACAAGTATTTTCTAAAAAAGCCAATTGGGGTAACTTATGGTCTTTAAGTAAAATTGAATTTTTATCTATTGTTAAAGAAAATGCTTTTAGAATTCTTATTCTAATTGGTATTATTTTCTCTGTATTTATAGCTACACAGTCTACACAAACATATGGCACACCATCTCTACCATTAACTCGTTTTATGGTAAAAGAGTTAAGCTCTGGCTTACTTGTTTTTTCTATTATAATACTAGTTATTTATGCTGGTGAAGCCGTGCATAGAACAAGAAACAATAAAACATTTGAGTTTTATGATGCCCTACCGGTAACAAACGCTACACTTTATATCTCTAAAATTATTGCTTTAATAGGTGTTTCTGTAGTACTTACACTAATTACCATATTGGTTGGTATGTTATACCAAACATACAATGGCTATTTTAATTATGAAGTAGGAATGTATCTTACATTTAATTTTGCAAACATATTTCCGGCTTACATAACAACGGTATTACTTGCCTTTTTTATTCACATATTGGCAAACAATAAATTTTTAGGACACTTTTTAGTTATTGTAATTTCTTTAGGTTTACCTATACTAATTGCATTAGTTTTTAAAGTGAACAACCCATTATTTATATATGGTGGTGTGCCTAGTAGTTTTTTAAGCGATTTAAATGGGTTTGGCCATTATTTAATTGGCGGATTTTGGTTAAACTTATACTGGATATTATTTAGCTGTATTTTAGCTGTAGTTGGTTACGTTTTTTGGAACAGAGGGTTTTACTCTTCATTTAAAGAGAGGTTACGCTTAGCTGCTAGTCGTTTTAAAGGAAAAACAACAGCTGCATTTTTGGTTTTTACTATTGCATTTATAGCAGTTGGCGCTTATAGTTATTACAACTTACAAGTACTAAACAGTATAGGAAGTGCAGATTATAGCAATAAAATTGCGGCAGATGCAGAAAAAAAATATGCTAAATACATTAACAAGCCACATATACAAATTGTAGACCTAAAGGCTAAAGTAGATATTTACCCAGAAGAAAGAGACGTTTATGCAGAAGGTAATTTTACTGCCGTAAATAATTTTGACACTCCAATAGATACACTCTTAATGGAAGTAAAATTTGGCGTTGCAGATACTAAAATAACTAAAGTTGTTTATAACGGAAAAGAACTACAACCCTTTTTAAAAGATAGTATTTACAGGTTATTTATATACAAACTACCAAAACCTTTGCAACCAAAAGATACTGCTTCTTTAGTTATAAACACCAGAGCAATTACCAAAGGTTTTGCTAACGGATTAGAAACAAATGTATTAAATAACGGTACATTTTTTAGAGATGATATTTTTCCTTCTTTTCATTATGAAATTGCCTTAAATGACAATGGCACTCGTAAAAAGTACGATTTAGAGGAAATGGATTATCTATTGTCTCCTAGAACAGATAGTGTTGCATTGCGTAAAAATTTATTTAATGAAGATGCAAACTATATGAATTTTGAAGCCACAGTAAGCACCTCTAAAGGACAAACAGCAATTGCACCTGGTAAGCTTATTAAAAAGTGGGACAAAGACGATAGAAGTTATTTTACCTATAAATTAGGAGAAAAAACAGATTACTTTTTCAACTTTGCTTCTGCCGCTTATGATGTTAAAGAGGATAGTTGGACAGCCCCAAGTGGTAAAAAGGTAGCTATAGAAATTTATCATTCTCCTAAACATAAAAGAAACTTAGAGCATTTTATAAACGGTATAAAAGTATCTTTAGATTATAACTCTAAAAACTTTTATGAGTATCCTTATTCTATTATTAGAATAGTAGAATTCCCTGCTTACTCAACTTTTGCTCAATCTTTTGCTACAACAATACCTTATTCTGAAGATTTTGGTTTTGTGGCCGATTTTTCAAAAGCTGAAGATTTTAATTATGCATTTAGAGTAACATCTCATGAGGTAGCACACCAGTGGTGGGGACATATTGTAACACCAAGTAAAACATCTGGATCTAATATTATTTCTGAAACTCTTGCAGAGTACGTGTCTTTAATGACAATGAAAAATGAATATGGAGAAAACGGAATAAAATCGTTCTTAAAAAATTCTTTAGACTCTTACTTAAGTGCTCGCCAGTTTAGCTTTAAACCAGAACGTTCTTTACTAAATGTAGAAACTGGTCAGCATATTTGGTACCGTAAAGGTTCTATGGTAATGTATGAGCTACAAGATGTTATTGGCGAAGACAAAATTAACAGCGCTTTAAAACAATTTTTAAACGAGTATAAATACTTTAACAAAGGTGTTTATGCAACATCAGAAAATTTATATGATGCTATTTACAAAGTTGCACCAGACTCTTTAAAGTATAAGGTTACAGATGGTTTTAAAGAAATTGTTTTGTACGAAAATAAAGTTACTGAAGCTAAAACTAAAAAATTAGATAACGGCAAATGGGAAACCACGTTTACTGTAAATTCTTCTAAAATTTATTATGATGACAAAGGAAAAGAAAGAGAAACAGATACTAATATGAATTTAGTTGATATTGGACTTTTTGGACCTGATGTTAAAAATGATGAGAACGTAACCATTAAAGATCCATATTATTTTGAACTAAAATGGTTGGCTCCTGGCGAAAATACATTTACAATTGTAACAGATAAAAAGCCTGAAAAAGCTGGTATAGATCCATACAATAAATTAATAGATCGTAAGTCTAGTGACAATTTAAAAGAAGTATTAGAATAA
- a CDS encoding DUF6973 domain-containing protein: MKIWTRIKSLSIRQFFKLSLLFFKHPLLLVPSIKATKQTFVLCNTYYPGGHSKSNKGNAFRHAVWNALLCSYSLKRTKNKQKSVFWAQKVTNLYEKVTNNNELDELMDLQNNAVGRLYFFNFIDKDQVELIDFIFEKSKVAEKIVSAKDIKLYPANMVYIVP; encoded by the coding sequence GTGAAAATCTGGACCAGAATAAAAAGTTTAAGCATAAGACAGTTTTTTAAACTGTCTTTGCTGTTTTTTAAACATCCATTGTTGTTGGTTCCTAGTATAAAGGCAACAAAACAAACATTTGTACTTTGCAATACGTATTACCCAGGAGGTCATAGTAAAAGTAATAAAGGCAATGCATTTAGGCACGCAGTGTGGAATGCTCTTTTGTGCTCTTATTCATTAAAACGAACCAAAAACAAGCAAAAAAGTGTGTTTTGGGCTCAAAAAGTAACCAATTTGTATGAAAAAGTTACTAATAATAATGAGTTAGATGAGCTTATGGACTTGCAAAATAATGCAGTAGGCAGATTATATTTCTTCAATTTTATTGATAAGGACCAAGTAGAATTAATAGACTTTATTTTTGAAAAAAGTAAGGTTGCAGAAAAAATAGTAAGTGCAAAAGATATAAAACTATACCCTGCAAATATGGTATATATTGTACCTTAG
- a CDS encoding 5-carboxymethyl-2-hydroxymuconate Delta-isomerase, whose translation MPHFVIDCSSDILKLQSPTEVLESIHTVAAASNLFDEADIKVRLNPFKKHYLVGGKQEPFIHVFANIMEGRTKEQKANLSKEITRKLYQLFPEVPFIAINIRDFEKETYCNKSMI comes from the coding sequence ATGCCACACTTTGTTATAGATTGTTCTAGTGATATTTTAAAACTGCAAAGTCCAACAGAGGTTTTAGAGTCAATACATACTGTAGCAGCAGCTTCTAATTTGTTTGATGAAGCAGATATAAAAGTACGTTTAAATCCTTTTAAAAAACACTATTTGGTAGGGGGCAAGCAAGAGCCTTTTATTCACGTTTTTGCTAATATTATGGAAGGCAGAACTAAAGAGCAAAAAGCAAACTTATCAAAAGAAATAACACGAAAATTATACCAGTTATTCCCAGAAGTCCCTTTTATAGCTATTAATATTAGAGATTTTGAAAAGGAAACTTATTGTAATAAATCAATGATTTAA